A single genomic interval of Festucalex cinctus isolate MCC-2025b chromosome 16, RoL_Fcin_1.0, whole genome shotgun sequence harbors:
- the sult4a1 gene encoding sulfotransferase 4A1 isoform X5 encodes MNIDEQLPVLEYPQPGLDIIKELTSPRLIKSHLPYRFLPTGMHDGEAKLSGIFGPGFKNKTKNEKARYGLWLSCMSHSPSQLSIIYMARNPKDLVVSYFEFHRSLRTMSYRGTFQEFCQRFMNDKRNFVRSFVRSFCRQTGDIVCCCFFPLFFVVGYGSWFEHVLGFWEHRMDSNVLFLKYEDMYKDLGALVEQLAWFLGVSCDKVQHEAMVESCNQLIEQCCSSEALSICRGRVGLWKDVFTVSMNEKFDAVYRQKMGNSNLKFDFCLGERPVPSL; translated from the exons ATGAACATTGATGAGCAGTTACCTGTCTTAGAGTACCCTCAACCAGGCTTGGACATCATTAAG GAACTCACGTCCCCGCGTCTCATCAAAAGTCATCTCCCCTACCGATTCCTCCCCACAGGAATGCACGACGGAGAGGCTAAG TTGTCTGGAATTTTTGGGCCtggctttaaaaataaaacaaaaaacgagaagGCCAGATATGGACTGTGGCTTTCTTGCATGAGTCACAGCCCTTCCCAACTATCT ATAATATACATGGCTCGTAACCCCAAAGACTTGGTCGTATCCTACTTTGAGTTCCATCGATCTCTTCGGACCATGAGCTACCGAGGAACCTTTCAGGAGTTCTGCCAGCGCTTCATGAATGACAAGCGTAacttcgttcgttcgttcgttcgttcgttctgTCGGCAAACTGGTGAtatcgtttgttgttgttttttccctctcttCTTTGTAGTTGGTTATGGTTCCTGGTTCGAGCATGTTTTGGGATTTTGGGAACATCGTATGGACTCAAATGTTCTCTTCTTGAAATATGAGGACATGTACAAG GATCTTGGGGCGCTGGTGGAGCAGTTAGCCTGGTTCTTGGGGGTGTCTTGTGACAAGGTTCAGCACGAGGCGATGGTGGAAAGCTGCAACCAGCTCATTGAACAGTGCTGTAGTTCGGAGGCGCTGTCCATTTGCAGGG GTCGTGTTGGTCTGTGGAAGGACGTCTTTACCGTGTCAATGAATGAAAAGTTTGATGCCGTGTACAGACAAAAGATGGGAAATTCCAACCTGAAGTTTGACTTCTGCCTTGGAGAAAGGCCAGTTCCCAGCCTTTAA
- the LOC144004079 gene encoding uncharacterized protein LOC144004079, whose translation MAGTAPASKRVTRQLAAPPKTSHGKPLRTSPRRPPAKKASGGNGRRLPDLIVDIISEAKERKGMSAISLKKTLAAKGTNVKDTNKRINTTLVSLVSRGILVQTTGVGASGSFKLATQSAARKKAAAAGRGRTGGKLQKKTVPKKSKPKKRSKPKKRAKPKKRAKPKKKSKPKKKSKPKKRAKPKRKSTPKRKSAPKKKSAPKRRTKPAARPKTKAPKRPRKRSKPVAKKSTARKQTKRKTQKKTKG comes from the coding sequence ATGGCAGGTACGGCACCAGCGAGCAAGCGGGTCACGCGCCAGTTGGCCGCGCCGCCGAAGACCAGCCACGGGAAGCCGCTGAGAACcagcccgaggaggccgccggCCAAAAAGGCGAGCGGAGGAAATGGCCGCCGGCTCCCGGATCTGATCGTCGACATCATTTCGGAGGCCAAGGAACGCAAAGGCATGTCTGCGATCTCGCTCAAGAAAACTCTGGCGGCCAAAGGCACGAACGTGAAGGATACCAACAAGCGTATCAACACCACCCTGGTCAGCTTGGTGAGCAGGGGAATTCTGGTCCAGACTACGGGAGTCGGCGCTTCTGGCTCCTTCAAATTGGCCACGCAGTCCGCCGCCCGCAAGAAAGCGGCGGCCGCCGGCAGGGGGCGCACAGGTGGGAAGCTCCAGAAGAAAACCGTGCCCAAGAAGTCCAAGCCCAAAAAGAGGTCCAAGCCCAAAAAGAGGGCCAAGCCCAAAAAGAGGGCCAAGCCGAAAAAGAAGTCCAAGCCGAAAAAGAAGTCCAAGCCGAAAAAGAGGGCCAAGCCGAAAAGGAAGTCCActcctaaaaggaagtccgcgcCAAAAAAGAAGTCTGCGCCGAAAAGGAGGACCAAGCCGGCAGCCAGGCCCAAGACGAAGGCACCCAAGCGCCCGAGGAAGAGGAGCAAACCCGTGGCGAAAAAATCTACTGCCAGGAAACAAACCAAGCGGAAGACCCAGAAAAAAACCAAGGGGTGA
- the sult4a1 gene encoding sulfotransferase 4A1 isoform X4 — MADSEVNTPSTPIEYDSKYFEFDGIRLPPFCRGKMEEIANFSLRGSDIWIITYPKSGTSLLQEVVYLVSQGADPDEIGLMNIDEQLPVLEYPQPGLDIIKELTSPRLIKSHLPYRFLPTGMHDGEAKIIYMARNPKDLVVSYFEFHRSLRTMSYRGTFQEFCQRFMNDKLGYGSWFEHVLGFWEHRMDSNVLFLKYEDMYKDLGALVEQLAWFLGVSCDKVQHEAMVESCNQLIEQCCSSEALSICRGRVGLWKDVFTVSMNEKFDAVYRQKMGNSNLKFDFCLGERPVPSL; from the exons ATGGCAGACAGCGAAGTCAATACGCCAAGTACGCCGATTGAGTATGACAGCAAATACTTTGAGTTCGATGGGATTCGGTTGCCGCCTTTCTGCAGAGGGAAGATGGAGGAAATCGCCAACTTCTCCCTCAGAGGAAGCGACATATGGATTATTACCTACCCCAAATCAG gcACCAGTCTCCTTCAAGAGGTTGTTTATCTTGTGAGTCAAGGAGCCGACCCTGATGAAATTGGCCTTATGAACATTGATGAGCAGTTACCTGTCTTAGAGTACCCTCAACCAGGCTTGGACATCATTAAG GAACTCACGTCCCCGCGTCTCATCAAAAGTCATCTCCCCTACCGATTCCTCCCCACAGGAATGCACGACGGAGAGGCTAAG ATAATATACATGGCTCGTAACCCCAAAGACTTGGTCGTATCCTACTTTGAGTTCCATCGATCTCTTCGGACCATGAGCTACCGAGGAACCTTTCAGGAGTTCTGCCAGCGCTTCATGAATGACAAGC TTGGTTATGGTTCCTGGTTCGAGCATGTTTTGGGATTTTGGGAACATCGTATGGACTCAAATGTTCTCTTCTTGAAATATGAGGACATGTACAAG GATCTTGGGGCGCTGGTGGAGCAGTTAGCCTGGTTCTTGGGGGTGTCTTGTGACAAGGTTCAGCACGAGGCGATGGTGGAAAGCTGCAACCAGCTCATTGAACAGTGCTGTAGTTCGGAGGCGCTGTCCATTTGCAGGG GTCGTGTTGGTCTGTGGAAGGACGTCTTTACCGTGTCAATGAATGAAAAGTTTGATGCCGTGTACAGACAAAAGATGGGAAATTCCAACCTGAAGTTTGACTTCTGCCTTGGAGAAAGGCCAGTTCCCAGCCTTTAA
- the sult4a1 gene encoding sulfotransferase 4A1 isoform X2 → MADSEVNTPSTPIEYDSKYFEFDGIRLPPFCRGKMEEIANFSLRGSDIWIITYPKSGTSLLQEVVYLVSQGADPDEIGLMNIDEQLPVLEYPQPGLDIIKELTSPRLIKSHLPYRFLPTGMHDGEAKLSGIFGPGFKNKTKNEKARYGLWLSCMSHSPSQLSIIYMARNPKDLVVSYFEFHRSLRTMSYRGTFQEFCQRFMNDKLGYGSWFEHVLGFWEHRMDSNVLFLKYEDMYKDLGALVEQLAWFLGVSCDKVQHEAMVESCNQLIEQCCSSEALSICRGRVGLWKDVFTVSMNEKFDAVYRQKMGNSNLKFDFCLGERPVPSL, encoded by the exons ATGGCAGACAGCGAAGTCAATACGCCAAGTACGCCGATTGAGTATGACAGCAAATACTTTGAGTTCGATGGGATTCGGTTGCCGCCTTTCTGCAGAGGGAAGATGGAGGAAATCGCCAACTTCTCCCTCAGAGGAAGCGACATATGGATTATTACCTACCCCAAATCAG gcACCAGTCTCCTTCAAGAGGTTGTTTATCTTGTGAGTCAAGGAGCCGACCCTGATGAAATTGGCCTTATGAACATTGATGAGCAGTTACCTGTCTTAGAGTACCCTCAACCAGGCTTGGACATCATTAAG GAACTCACGTCCCCGCGTCTCATCAAAAGTCATCTCCCCTACCGATTCCTCCCCACAGGAATGCACGACGGAGAGGCTAAG TTGTCTGGAATTTTTGGGCCtggctttaaaaataaaacaaaaaacgagaagGCCAGATATGGACTGTGGCTTTCTTGCATGAGTCACAGCCCTTCCCAACTATCT ATAATATACATGGCTCGTAACCCCAAAGACTTGGTCGTATCCTACTTTGAGTTCCATCGATCTCTTCGGACCATGAGCTACCGAGGAACCTTTCAGGAGTTCTGCCAGCGCTTCATGAATGACAAGC TTGGTTATGGTTCCTGGTTCGAGCATGTTTTGGGATTTTGGGAACATCGTATGGACTCAAATGTTCTCTTCTTGAAATATGAGGACATGTACAAG GATCTTGGGGCGCTGGTGGAGCAGTTAGCCTGGTTCTTGGGGGTGTCTTGTGACAAGGTTCAGCACGAGGCGATGGTGGAAAGCTGCAACCAGCTCATTGAACAGTGCTGTAGTTCGGAGGCGCTGTCCATTTGCAGGG GTCGTGTTGGTCTGTGGAAGGACGTCTTTACCGTGTCAATGAATGAAAAGTTTGATGCCGTGTACAGACAAAAGATGGGAAATTCCAACCTGAAGTTTGACTTCTGCCTTGGAGAAAGGCCAGTTCCCAGCCTTTAA
- the sult4a1 gene encoding sulfotransferase 4A1 isoform X1, translating into MADSEVNTPSTPIEYDSKYFEFDGIRLPPFCRGKMEEIANFSLRGSDIWIITYPKSGTSLLQEVVYLVSQGADPDEIGLMNIDEQLPVLEYPQPGLDIIKELTSPRLIKSHLPYRFLPTGMHDGEAKLSGIFGPGFKNKTKNEKARYGLWLSCMSHSPSQLSIIYMARNPKDLVVSYFEFHRSLRTMSYRGTFQEFCQRFMNDKRNFVRSFVRSFCRQTGDIVCCCFFPLFFVVGYGSWFEHVLGFWEHRMDSNVLFLKYEDMYKDLGALVEQLAWFLGVSCDKVQHEAMVESCNQLIEQCCSSEALSICRGRVGLWKDVFTVSMNEKFDAVYRQKMGNSNLKFDFCLGERPVPSL; encoded by the exons ATGGCAGACAGCGAAGTCAATACGCCAAGTACGCCGATTGAGTATGACAGCAAATACTTTGAGTTCGATGGGATTCGGTTGCCGCCTTTCTGCAGAGGGAAGATGGAGGAAATCGCCAACTTCTCCCTCAGAGGAAGCGACATATGGATTATTACCTACCCCAAATCAG gcACCAGTCTCCTTCAAGAGGTTGTTTATCTTGTGAGTCAAGGAGCCGACCCTGATGAAATTGGCCTTATGAACATTGATGAGCAGTTACCTGTCTTAGAGTACCCTCAACCAGGCTTGGACATCATTAAG GAACTCACGTCCCCGCGTCTCATCAAAAGTCATCTCCCCTACCGATTCCTCCCCACAGGAATGCACGACGGAGAGGCTAAG TTGTCTGGAATTTTTGGGCCtggctttaaaaataaaacaaaaaacgagaagGCCAGATATGGACTGTGGCTTTCTTGCATGAGTCACAGCCCTTCCCAACTATCT ATAATATACATGGCTCGTAACCCCAAAGACTTGGTCGTATCCTACTTTGAGTTCCATCGATCTCTTCGGACCATGAGCTACCGAGGAACCTTTCAGGAGTTCTGCCAGCGCTTCATGAATGACAAGCGTAacttcgttcgttcgttcgttcgttcgttctgTCGGCAAACTGGTGAtatcgtttgttgttgttttttccctctcttCTTTGTAGTTGGTTATGGTTCCTGGTTCGAGCATGTTTTGGGATTTTGGGAACATCGTATGGACTCAAATGTTCTCTTCTTGAAATATGAGGACATGTACAAG GATCTTGGGGCGCTGGTGGAGCAGTTAGCCTGGTTCTTGGGGGTGTCTTGTGACAAGGTTCAGCACGAGGCGATGGTGGAAAGCTGCAACCAGCTCATTGAACAGTGCTGTAGTTCGGAGGCGCTGTCCATTTGCAGGG GTCGTGTTGGTCTGTGGAAGGACGTCTTTACCGTGTCAATGAATGAAAAGTTTGATGCCGTGTACAGACAAAAGATGGGAAATTCCAACCTGAAGTTTGACTTCTGCCTTGGAGAAAGGCCAGTTCCCAGCCTTTAA
- the sult4a1 gene encoding sulfotransferase 4A1 isoform X3, with amino-acid sequence MADSEVNTPSTPIEYDSKYFEFDGIRLPPFCRGKMEEIANFSLRGSDIWIITYPKSGTSLLQEVVYLVSQGADPDEIGLMNIDEQLPVLEYPQPGLDIIKELTSPRLIKSHLPYRFLPTGMHDGEAKIIYMARNPKDLVVSYFEFHRSLRTMSYRGTFQEFCQRFMNDKRNFVRSFVRSFCRQTGDIVCCCFFPLFFVVGYGSWFEHVLGFWEHRMDSNVLFLKYEDMYKDLGALVEQLAWFLGVSCDKVQHEAMVESCNQLIEQCCSSEALSICRGRVGLWKDVFTVSMNEKFDAVYRQKMGNSNLKFDFCLGERPVPSL; translated from the exons ATGGCAGACAGCGAAGTCAATACGCCAAGTACGCCGATTGAGTATGACAGCAAATACTTTGAGTTCGATGGGATTCGGTTGCCGCCTTTCTGCAGAGGGAAGATGGAGGAAATCGCCAACTTCTCCCTCAGAGGAAGCGACATATGGATTATTACCTACCCCAAATCAG gcACCAGTCTCCTTCAAGAGGTTGTTTATCTTGTGAGTCAAGGAGCCGACCCTGATGAAATTGGCCTTATGAACATTGATGAGCAGTTACCTGTCTTAGAGTACCCTCAACCAGGCTTGGACATCATTAAG GAACTCACGTCCCCGCGTCTCATCAAAAGTCATCTCCCCTACCGATTCCTCCCCACAGGAATGCACGACGGAGAGGCTAAG ATAATATACATGGCTCGTAACCCCAAAGACTTGGTCGTATCCTACTTTGAGTTCCATCGATCTCTTCGGACCATGAGCTACCGAGGAACCTTTCAGGAGTTCTGCCAGCGCTTCATGAATGACAAGCGTAacttcgttcgttcgttcgttcgttcgttctgTCGGCAAACTGGTGAtatcgtttgttgttgttttttccctctcttCTTTGTAGTTGGTTATGGTTCCTGGTTCGAGCATGTTTTGGGATTTTGGGAACATCGTATGGACTCAAATGTTCTCTTCTTGAAATATGAGGACATGTACAAG GATCTTGGGGCGCTGGTGGAGCAGTTAGCCTGGTTCTTGGGGGTGTCTTGTGACAAGGTTCAGCACGAGGCGATGGTGGAAAGCTGCAACCAGCTCATTGAACAGTGCTGTAGTTCGGAGGCGCTGTCCATTTGCAGGG GTCGTGTTGGTCTGTGGAAGGACGTCTTTACCGTGTCAATGAATGAAAAGTTTGATGCCGTGTACAGACAAAAGATGGGAAATTCCAACCTGAAGTTTGACTTCTGCCTTGGAGAAAGGCCAGTTCCCAGCCTTTAA
- the ttll12 gene encoding tubulin--tyrosine ligase-like protein 12 has product MSTIAGESLRDEDEEFKAFVILYHNALQGSRIPETYWRSLRHKLTNEIYDAGEVFGIMRIQENDDDDDDDDKNVECMDEDKPGTTMHSKVVVTCKSGLQASQPTSIFLVDHAWTYRVDHARRQLEQIPGLLPRMAALMGLDLSGKKSDADGVELVMEHMWLYNQTYQLSQGCAEEKIPVWYIMDEFGSQVRHSDRPSCGMAPFFFAEAQAAFTVLWPLRDLQEGDEVTRDFAYGESDPLVRQCRLLPWIPADLQGVCPKTTEPADSYYEMVFQENKEQLPVEIQPSPLPKDKILKVYSEISQVMNNLKHVRFQLTENEEEADVIWGYNHIKDYRKLSVERPHVLLNQFPCENLITVKDCLAAVARRAKAASEVVPKTFNLQTELPQFIRHYQERQQSGQDNHWICKPWNLARGMDMHITNNLNYIIRQRESTPKVVCKYIEDPVLFAREDVGLVKFDIRYMLMLRSVNPLRLFAYNVFWLRFANRPFSLDHFDDYQKHFTVMNYTEGVELKQVHYNEFIPMFEKQYPRYTWKEVEAQLFEAFKRLFQAASSRPAPYGICSYASSRAIYAVDLMLKWRTEDNGERLMTPQILEFNFSPDCHRACLYHPDFYKHVFQTLFLEQPEGCPVTQIA; this is encoded by the exons atgtcaacaattgCTGGCGAATCCTTAAGGGACGAAGATGAAGAATTTAAAGCCTTCGTAATTTTATACCACAACGCATTGCAAGGGTCAAGGATACCTGAAACCTACTGGAGGAGCCTCCGCCATAAACTCACCAACGAG ATTTACGATGCTGGCGAAGTGTTTGGAATCATGCGAATTCaagaaaatgatgatgatgatgatgatgatgataagaaTGTTGAGTGCATGGATGAGGACAAGCCTGGAACAACGATGCACTCCAAAGTGGTGGTTACCTGCAAGAGTGGACTGCAAGCTTCACAGCCTACAAG TATTTTCCTGGTGGACCACGCTTGGACGTACCGTGTTGATCACGCTCGTCGGCAGCTGGAGCAGATTCCCGGCCTGTTGCCCAGAATGGCCGCCCTCATGGGATTGGACTTGAGCGGGAAGAAGAGCGATGCTGACGGAGTCGAGCTGGTGATGGAGCACATGTGGCTGTACAACCAGACCTATCAACTATCACAAGgg TGCGCGGAGGAGAAGATTCCAGTGTGGTACATCATGGATGAGTTTGGTTCTCAAGTGCGGCACTCTGACCGGCCAAGCTGTGGCATGGCGCCCTTCTTCTTTGCCGAGGCCCAAGCAGCCTTCACTGTACTCTGGCCGCTCAGAGACCTGCAAGAGGGAG ATGAAGTAACCCGTGACTTTGCATACGGTGAATCAGACCCTCTAGTTAGGCAGTGCCGTTTGTTGCCATGGATACCTGCTGATCTACAAGGAGTTTGTCCAAAAACCACCGAGCCAGCAGATTCATACTACGAG ATGGTTTTTCAGGAGAACAAAGAGCAACTTCCTGTGGAAATTCAGCCCTCACCACTACCCAAGGACAAAATACTCAA GGTGTACTCTGAAATATCCCAAGTGATGAACAACTTGAAGCATGTACGTTTCCAGCTGACAGAGAACGAGGAGGAGGCGGACGTCATTTGGGGCTATAACCACATCAAAGATTACAG AAAGCTGAGCGTGGAGCGACCTCACGTGCTGCTTAACCAGTTTCCCTGCGAAAACCTGATCACCGTGAAGGATTGCCTCGCTGCCGTGGCCCGGAGGGCGAAGGCTGCTTCCGAGGTCGTACCCAAGACTTTCAACCTCCAGACGGAACTTCCGCAGTTCATAAGGCACTACCAAGAGAGACAACAAAG TGGCCAAGATAACCACTGGATATGCAAGCCATGGAATTTGGCCCGCGGAATGGACATGCACATCACCAACAATCTCAACTACATCATCCGACAGCGAGAGAGTACACCAAAG GTAGTGTGCAAGTACATCGAGGACCCGGTGCTATTTGCGAGGGAGGACGTTGGACTGGTCAAGTTTGACATCCGTTACATGTTGATGCTACGCTCTGTCAACCCTCTGCGTCTCTTTGCCTACAACGTCTTCTGGTTGCGTTTTGCAAACAG ACCGTTCTCCCTGGACCATTTTGATGACTACCAGAAACATTTTACTGTCATGAACTATACAGAGGGGGTGGAGTTAAAGCAG GTTCACTATAACGAGTTCATCCCCATGTTTGAAAAACAGTACCCCCGATATACATGGAAGGAAGTGGAA GCCCAATTGTTTGAAGCGTTCAAGAGGCTCTTCCAGGCTGCTTCATCTCGGCCTGCCCCATATGGAATCTGTTCATACGCGTCCTCCCGAGCAATTTACGCTGTCGACCTCATGCTGAAGTGGAGAACGGAAGACAATG GTGAGCGACTCATGACTCCTCAGATTCTGGAGTTCAACTTCAGCCCAGACTGCCACCGGGCCTGCCTCTACCACCCGGACTTCTACAAGCACGTGTTCCAGACGCTCTTCTTGGAGCAGCCTGAAGGATGCCCTGTCACACAGATCGCATga